In one Streptomyces marincola genomic region, the following are encoded:
- a CDS encoding DUF6214 family protein, producing the protein MLCVRGVRAAPRGAWASVYVASVVKSSFSGFSGGHRRDGSGSDRPVWELRGHGSGAPTPAGGAPGLSPWFSVGLMLADGVRVDVLAQVSGDRVLIEDMRADPPLPVDGFGSLTERLGEPLRDVCRALTGRPPAEHCRPPADDPAPAGAVARDRPTPGPEPAASSAPAPGAAPETSAAPGCGQEGCSGQQPAPEPEANQKPGLEQRSGADREPKPEPEPEPEPEPDEGRTPVRTAERPAGHRAPRRRGTGRAGRRAAAEVYLAAQAAGADPVLAVMDATGRSRRRSLRLIAAARDKGYLGPRHARR; encoded by the coding sequence GTGCTGTGCGTCCGGGGAGTGCGCGCCGCCCCGCGCGGCGCGTGGGCTTCGGTCTACGTTGCCTCCGTGGTGAAGAGTAGCTTTTCCGGCTTTTCGGGTGGCCATCGGCGGGACGGCTCCGGGTCGGACCGGCCGGTGTGGGAGCTGCGGGGGCACGGCTCCGGTGCTCCCACACCGGCCGGTGGGGCGCCGGGCCTGTCACCGTGGTTCAGCGTCGGGCTCATGCTCGCCGACGGGGTGCGCGTGGACGTCCTCGCCCAGGTCAGTGGCGACCGGGTGCTCATCGAGGACATGCGGGCCGACCCGCCGCTTCCGGTGGACGGGTTCGGCAGTTTGACGGAACGTCTCGGCGAGCCGCTGCGCGACGTGTGCCGGGCGCTCACCGGCCGTCCCCCCGCGGAGCACTGCCGGCCGCCGGCGGACGACCCCGCGCCGGCCGGGGCGGTCGCGCGGGACCGGCCGACGCCGGGGCCGGAACCCGCCGCGTCCTCCGCGCCCGCCCCCGGGGCGGCGCCGGAGACATCGGCCGCGCCGGGATGCGGGCAGGAGGGCTGTTCCGGGCAGCAGCCGGCACCGGAGCCGGAAGCCAACCAGAAGCCGGGACTCGAACAGAGGTCGGGAGCCGACCGGGAGCCGAAACCCGAACCCGAACCGGAACCCGAGCCGGAGCCGGACGAAGGCCGGACCCCGGTGCGCACGGCCGAACGCCCGGCCGGCCACCGCGCCCCCCGCCGGCGCGGCACCGGGCGGGCGGGCCGCCGGGCCGCCGCCGAGGTCTACCTCGCCGCCCAGGCCGCGGGCGCCGACCCCGTCCTCGCCGTCATGGACGCCACGGGGCGCAGCCGCCGGCGTTCGCTCAGGCTCATCGCCGCCGCACGCGACAAGGGCTACCTCGGCCCGCGCCACGCGCGCCGCTGA
- a CDS encoding FAD-dependent oxidoreductase, whose protein sequence is MLRIAVVGSGPSGVYTAQSLLDQPAGQRVPVAVDVLDRLPCPFGLVRYGVAPDHEKIKSLQGTLRQVLERPEVRFLGNVQVGEGGVPAARLRELYHAVVYCVGAARDRRLGIPGEDLAGSFSATDFVAWYSAHPDAPGAAFPLSARAAVVIGVGNVAVDVARILVRGQAELRLTDMPQGPLDALAAGAVRDVYMVGRRGPSQAKFTTKELRELGTLPGAEVVVDETELAADPGYTDPSALPGAAKRNVAALRGWAGAPGGGAERRVHLRFFLRPVEILDDGTGSVAGVRFERTAPDAAGGVRGTGTFVDIPAQFVLRSVGYRGVPLPGLPFDPAGGTVPHEQGRVLRDGERSPGEYVAGWIKRGPTGVIGTNRPCAKETAHALLADAPALAARRVAAGDPLTGLRALGLDPVEWPGWLGIETAEAALGRSLSRGSVKIGDWAGLLAAARGAHR, encoded by the coding sequence ATGCTTCGCATCGCTGTGGTGGGGTCAGGACCGAGCGGCGTGTACACGGCCCAGTCCCTGCTCGACCAGCCGGCCGGGCAGCGGGTCCCGGTCGCCGTGGACGTTCTCGACCGGCTGCCGTGCCCGTTCGGACTCGTGCGCTACGGGGTGGCCCCCGACCACGAGAAGATCAAGTCCCTCCAGGGAACCCTCCGGCAGGTCCTCGAACGCCCCGAGGTCAGGTTCCTCGGCAACGTGCAGGTGGGCGAGGGCGGCGTGCCGGCCGCGCGGCTGCGGGAGCTGTACCACGCGGTGGTGTACTGCGTCGGCGCGGCCCGCGACCGCAGGCTCGGCATCCCGGGCGAGGACCTGGCCGGCAGCTTCTCCGCCACCGACTTCGTCGCCTGGTACAGCGCCCACCCGGACGCCCCCGGCGCCGCGTTCCCGCTCTCCGCGCGGGCCGCCGTCGTCATCGGGGTGGGCAACGTCGCCGTCGACGTCGCCCGCATCCTGGTCCGCGGGCAGGCCGAACTGCGGCTGACGGACATGCCGCAGGGCCCCCTCGACGCCCTCGCGGCGGGCGCGGTCAGGGACGTGTACATGGTCGGGCGCCGCGGCCCCTCGCAGGCCAAGTTCACCACCAAGGAGCTGCGCGAGCTGGGGACGCTGCCGGGCGCCGAAGTCGTCGTGGACGAAACGGAACTGGCCGCGGACCCGGGGTACACGGACCCCTCGGCCCTGCCGGGAGCGGCGAAACGCAACGTCGCGGCGCTGCGCGGCTGGGCCGGCGCCCCGGGCGGCGGCGCCGAGCGGCGCGTCCACCTGCGCTTCTTCCTGCGCCCCGTGGAGATCCTGGACGACGGCACGGGGTCGGTGGCCGGCGTGCGCTTCGAGCGGACGGCGCCCGACGCGGCCGGGGGCGTGCGGGGCACCGGCACGTTCGTGGACATCCCCGCGCAGTTCGTGCTGCGTTCCGTGGGCTACCGCGGGGTTCCGCTGCCCGGTCTGCCGTTCGACCCGGCCGGCGGCACCGTGCCGCACGAGCAGGGGCGTGTGCTGCGGGACGGGGAGCGCTCGCCCGGCGAGTACGTGGCGGGCTGGATCAAGCGCGGGCCGACCGGCGTGATCGGCACGAACCGGCCCTGCGCGAAGGAGACGGCGCACGCGCTGCTCGCGGACGCGCCCGCGCTCGCCGCGCGGCGGGTGGCGGCCGGCGACCCGCTGACGGGACTGCGGGCCCTGGGCCTCGACCCGGTGGAGTGGCCAGGCTGGCTGGGCATCGAGACGGCGGAGGCGGCGTTGGGGCGCTCGCTCTCCCGGGGCAGCGTGAAGATCGGCGACTGGGCGGGGCTGCTGGCGGCCGCGCGCGGCGCCCACCGGTGA
- a CDS encoding DUF305 domain-containing protein codes for MTRRRRFPARTGAVALFALSALLLAGCTADPAPADEAAGRDAAEQDAPPVIAPGRPGEPARTLSPEEAGEAGEAAAEPAAPDFVFMRMMVEHHEQALVMTELAGSRAGDDRVRRMARRVAAAQGPEIDVMNAWLTRHAGHPADAGGHGGHEEAGMPGMASEEELAELAAARGEAFDALFLDLMSRHHEGGVLMAADVLAGTGDVMVEQLANDILATQTVEIERMADLRRAV; via the coding sequence TTGACCCGACGCCGTCGTTTCCCCGCCAGGACCGGGGCCGTCGCCCTGTTCGCCCTGTCCGCACTGCTGCTCGCCGGCTGCACCGCCGACCCGGCGCCCGCCGACGAGGCGGCGGGGCGGGACGCGGCGGAGCAGGACGCTCCCCCGGTGATCGCGCCGGGGCGGCCGGGCGAGCCGGCCCGCACCCTGTCCCCCGAGGAGGCCGGGGAGGCCGGCGAGGCGGCGGCCGAACCGGCCGCGCCCGACTTCGTGTTCATGCGGATGATGGTCGAACACCACGAGCAGGCCCTGGTGATGACGGAGCTGGCGGGATCGCGCGCCGGTGACGACCGGGTGCGGCGGATGGCGCGCCGCGTGGCCGCGGCGCAGGGGCCGGAGATCGACGTCATGAACGCCTGGCTGACGCGGCACGCGGGGCACCCGGCGGACGCCGGCGGGCACGGGGGGCACGAGGAGGCGGGGATGCCCGGCATGGCGTCGGAGGAGGAACTGGCCGAGCTGGCGGCGGCGCGCGGCGAGGCGTTCGACGCGCTGTTCCTCGACCTCATGTCGCGGCACCACGAGGGCGGCGTCCTCATGGCCGCGGACGTGCTCGCCGGTACGGGTGACGTCATGGTGGAGCAGCTGGCCAACGACATCCTGGCGACCCAGACCGTGGAGATCGAACGCATGGCAGACCTGCGTCGGGCCGTGTAG
- a CDS encoding uracil-DNA glycosylase, producing MAARALNEIVEPGWATALAPVADRITAMGAFLRAEIAAGRTYLPAGAHVLRAFQQPFDDVRVLIVGQDPYPTPGHAIGLSFAVAPEVRPLPGSLENIFRELHTDLGLPRPSNGDLTPWTRQGVLLLNRALTTAPRKPGAHRGKGWEDVTDQAIRALAARGGPLVAILWGRDARGLRPLLGPVPTVESAHPSPMSADRGFFGSRPFSRANALLAEQNAAPVDWKLP from the coding sequence GTGGCAGCACGAGCATTGAACGAGATCGTCGAGCCCGGCTGGGCGACAGCGCTGGCCCCGGTGGCCGACCGGATCACCGCCATGGGCGCGTTCCTGCGGGCCGAGATCGCGGCCGGCCGCACGTACCTCCCCGCCGGGGCCCACGTGCTGCGGGCGTTTCAGCAGCCCTTCGACGACGTGCGCGTCCTGATCGTGGGTCAGGACCCCTATCCGACACCGGGCCACGCCATCGGGCTCAGCTTCGCGGTGGCGCCCGAGGTGCGTCCGCTGCCCGGCAGTCTGGAGAACATCTTCCGGGAGCTGCACACCGACCTCGGCCTGCCGAGGCCATCCAACGGCGACCTCACGCCGTGGACCCGGCAGGGGGTGCTGCTGCTGAACCGGGCCCTGACGACCGCGCCCCGCAAGCCGGGCGCGCACCGGGGCAAGGGCTGGGAGGACGTCACGGACCAGGCCATCAGGGCGCTCGCCGCGCGTGGCGGGCCGCTGGTCGCCATCCTGTGGGGGCGGGACGCGCGCGGGCTGCGCCCGCTGCTCGGGCCGGTGCCGACCGTGGAGTCCGCGCACCCCTCCCCCATGTCCGCCGACCGCGGGTTCTTCGGCTCGCGGCCCTTCAGCCGGGCCAACGCCCTGCTGGCCGAGCAGAATGCCGCGCCCGTGGACTGGAAACTGCCGTGA
- a CDS encoding LVIVD repeat-containing protein encodes MTSLHRQHVRRTRFGVAAVVAGLLAALCTTTPASATPDPGDAPAAPRELPAAEREQAEAAIRGGGIPGVDEIAHSRNVRHLATVPREEGLTGTNSDLAFQGRYAFAGNYDGFVIYDISRPASPRIVSRVLCPGGQGDISVDGDLLVFSVDSSRSDDSCASTSQSATQKSSWEGLRVFDISDKRNPEYVAAVETACGSHTHTLVPDRRSVWVYVSSYSPSATFPDCQPPHDGISVVEVPRAAPERAELSSFEVTFPDGGFPGDENSSATTGCHDITAYPAIGLAAGACMGDGILMDISRPDRPRVIDRVRDEDNFAFWHSATFSHDGRKVVFTDELGGGGGATCNAEVGDEFGANGIYHVTGRGDGRELSFRSYYKIPRHQADTENCVAHNGSLIPVPGRDIMVQAWYQGGVSVWEFTDSDNPREIGYFERGPITADVLAFGGAWSSYYYNGHIYSNDQKGLDVLRIDDRRTDGARRVHLDQLNAQTQPRYYR; translated from the coding sequence GTGACATCGCTGCACAGACAGCACGTTCGGCGCACAAGGTTCGGCGTGGCCGCGGTCGTGGCCGGCCTGCTCGCCGCGCTCTGCACCACCACTCCGGCCTCGGCCACCCCCGACCCAGGCGACGCGCCCGCCGCCCCGCGTGAACTGCCCGCCGCCGAGCGGGAACAGGCGGAAGCGGCCATCCGCGGCGGCGGGATACCGGGCGTCGACGAGATCGCGCACAGCCGCAACGTCAGGCACCTGGCCACCGTGCCCCGCGAGGAGGGCCTGACCGGGACCAACTCCGACCTCGCCTTCCAGGGCCGGTACGCCTTCGCGGGCAACTACGACGGCTTCGTCATCTACGACATCAGCAGGCCCGCCTCCCCGCGCATCGTCAGCCGCGTGCTGTGCCCGGGCGGCCAGGGCGATATCTCCGTCGACGGCGACCTGCTCGTCTTCTCGGTCGACTCCTCGCGCAGCGACGACTCGTGCGCCAGCACGTCCCAGTCGGCCACCCAGAAGTCCTCCTGGGAGGGCCTGCGCGTCTTCGACATCAGCGACAAGCGCAACCCCGAGTACGTGGCCGCGGTCGAGACGGCCTGCGGCTCCCACACCCACACCCTGGTCCCCGACCGGCGCAGCGTGTGGGTGTACGTGTCCTCCTACTCGCCCAGCGCGACCTTCCCCGACTGCCAGCCCCCGCACGACGGGATCTCGGTCGTCGAGGTGCCGCGCGCGGCCCCGGAGCGCGCGGAACTCTCCAGCTTCGAGGTGACGTTCCCCGACGGCGGCTTCCCCGGCGACGAGAACAGCTCCGCCACCACCGGCTGCCACGACATCACCGCCTACCCCGCGATCGGCCTGGCCGCCGGCGCCTGCATGGGCGACGGCATCCTGATGGACATCTCCCGACCGGACCGGCCGCGCGTCATCGACCGGGTCAGGGACGAGGACAACTTCGCGTTCTGGCACTCCGCGACGTTCAGCCACGACGGCCGCAAGGTGGTCTTCACCGACGAACTCGGCGGGGGCGGCGGCGCGACGTGCAACGCCGAGGTCGGTGACGAGTTCGGCGCGAACGGCATCTACCACGTCACCGGGCGCGGCGACGGCCGGGAACTGTCCTTCCGCAGCTACTACAAGATCCCCCGCCACCAGGCGGACACCGAGAACTGCGTCGCGCACAACGGTTCGCTGATCCCCGTACCGGGCCGCGACATCATGGTGCAGGCGTGGTACCAGGGCGGCGTCTCCGTGTGGGAGTTCACCGACTCGGACAACCCCCGCGAGATCGGATACTTCGAACGGGGCCCGATCACGGCCGACGTCCTGGCCTTCGGCGGCGCCTGGTCGTCCTACTACTACAACGGGCACATCTACTCGAACGACCAGAAGGGCCTGGACGTGCTGCGGATCGACGACCGCCGCACCGACGGCGCCCGCCGCGTCCACCTCGACCAGCTGAACGCGCAGACGCAGCCCCGCTACTACCGCTGA